A single genomic interval of Oncorhynchus mykiss isolate Arlee chromosome 13, USDA_OmykA_1.1, whole genome shotgun sequence harbors:
- the LOC110485680 gene encoding glutaryl-CoA dehydrogenase, mitochondrial, translating into MALRGAVTRLLSNARKRAAVSASRAQGTAAASPAQNEAEVVAKKPVKAPKVQFNWRDALELDGLLTEEEVMIRDSFRTYCQEKLMPRIIMANRHEHFHREIVSEMGELGVLGPTIQGYGCAGTSYVAYGLIAREVERVDSGYRSVMSVQSSLVMHPINAYGTEEQKEKWLPRLARGEILGCFGLTEPNHGSDPAGMETKAKYNPSSSTFTISGAKTWITNSPVADIAVVWAKCEDGRIRGFILERGMKGLATPKIEGKFSLRASATGMILMDEVEVPQENMLPNVSGLAGPFGCLNNARYGIAWGALGAAEFCFHAARQYTLDRIQFGVPLARNQLMQKKMADMLTEITIGLQSCLALGRLIDDKKAAPEMISMLKRNSCGKSLDIARQARDMLGGNGIADEYHIIRHVMNLEAVNTYEGTHDIHALILGRAITGLQSFTVEK; encoded by the exons ATGGCTCTCAGAGGTGCTGTGACTCGTTTGCTCTCCAACGCTAGGAAACGTGCTGCAGTCTCAGCCTCCCGGGCACAGGGCACAGCAGCAGCGTCACCAGCCCAAAACG AAGCCGAAGTGGTCGCCAAGAAGCCAGTAAAAGCAC CCAAGGTGCAGTTTAACTGGCGTGACGCCCTGGAGCTGGACGGCCTGctgacagaggaggaggtgaTGATCAGAGACTCTTTCAGGACCTACTGCCAGGAGAAACTAATGCCACGCATCATCATGGCCAACAGACACGAAC attTCCACCGTGAGATTGTCTCAGAGATGGGGGAGCTGGGTGTCTTGGGGCCAACCATCCAAG GTTATGGTTGTGCCGGAACCAGCTACGTGGCCTACGGGCTCATTgccagggaggtggagagggtggaCAGTGGCTACCGGTCAGTCATGAGTGTCCAGTCCTCACTGGTCATGCACCCCATCAACGCCTACGGCACAGAGGAACAGAAGGAGAAGTGGCTACCCAGGCTAG CTCGTGGGGAGATCTTGGGCTGTTTCGGCCTGACTGAGCCCAACCACGGCAGTGACCCCGCGGGCATGGAGACCAAGGCCAAGTACAACCCCTCCAGTAGCACCTTCACCATCAGCGGAGCCAAGACATG GATCACCAACTCACCCGTGGCAGACATTGCGGTGGTCTGGGCCAAGTGTGAGGATGGCAGGATCAGAGGCTTCATCCTGGAGCGTGGCATGAAGGGCCTGGCAACGCCTAAGATCGAGGGCAAGTTCTCTCTGCGGGCGTCGGCCACGGGCATGATCCTGATGGACGAGGTGGAGGTGCCCCAAGAGAATATGTTGCCCAACGTCTCTGGACTGGCT GGTCCCTTCGGCTGCCTGAATAACGCCCGCTACGGTATCGCCTGGGGAGCTCTAGGTGCTGCCGAGTTCTGCTTCCACGCTGCCCGCCAGTACACACTGGACAG GATCCAGTTTGGCGTGCCCCTGGCCAGGAACCAGCTGATGCAGAAGAAGATGGCTGACATGCTGACAGAGATCACCATCGGCCTGCAGTCCTGTCTGGCCCTAGGCAGACTCATCGACGACAAGAA AGCGGCCCCTGAGATGATCTCCATGCTGAAGAGGAACAGCTGTGGGAAGTCCCTGGACATCGCCAGGCAGGCCCGAGACATGTTGGGAGGCAACGGCATCGCAGACGAGTACCACATTATCAGACACGTCATGAACCTGGAGGCCGTCAACACATACGAAG GTACCCATGACATCCATGCCTTGATCCTGGGCCGAGCCATCACTGGACTGCAGTCATTCACTGTTGAGAAGTAA